One genomic segment of Hordeum vulgare subsp. vulgare chromosome 2H, MorexV3_pseudomolecules_assembly, whole genome shotgun sequence includes these proteins:
- the LOC123425345 gene encoding uncharacterized protein LOC123425345: MLRRASPRVLEPRRVPQHPATEHVAQRRHDERRRKVACETIAFDVDVANAHEESRRTIWAWPGLTGATLERDGSTKGSSNPKTTAEKATRNKGGSRAPRRLEAIVVGVLPAEKMVVQQRRSPVVGRRCAGVRVFASEAVGTELASPKVLCFGAVRYEIRAAAPAPAALPHRRLSLRRGQGLRERGTEPASPKVSCFGAVRSEIRAAAPAPAARSRSRAGAGRASL, encoded by the coding sequence ATGCTCCGACGAGCCTCGCCGCGTGTCCTTGAGCCTCGCCGCGTACCCCAGCACCCGGCCACGGAGCACGTCGCCCAACGGCGCCACGACGAGCGCCGGCGGAAGGTCGCCTGCGAGACCATCGCCTTCGACGTCGACGTCGCCAACGCCCACGAGGAGTCGCGCCGGACTATCTGGGCCTGGCCCGGCCTAACCGGCGCGACGCTGGAGCGGGACGGGTCGACCAAGGGCAGCTCCAACCCCAAGACCACGGCGGAAAAGGCTACGCGCAACAAGGGCGGGTCGAGGGCGCCGAGGAGGCTGGAGGCAATCGTCGTCGGCGTTCTGCCTGCCGAGAAAATGGTCGTGCAGCAGCGGCGCTCCCCCGTCGTCGGTCGCCGCTGCGCAGGGGTCAGGGTCTTCGCGAGCGAGGCCGTGGGCACGGAGCTTGCGTCCCCGAAGGTGTTGTGCTTTGGGGCCGTGCGGTACGAGATCCGCGCGGCAGCGCCTGCACCTGCGGCGCTCCCCCATCGTCGGCTGTCGCTGCGCAGGGGCCAGGGTCTTCGCGAGCGAGGCACGGAGCCTGCGTCCCCGAAGGTGTCGTGCTTTGGGGCCGTGCGGTCCGAGATCCGCGCGGCGGCGCCTGCACCTGCGGCGAGATCCAGGAGTAGAGCGGGTGCTGGGCGAGCGTCACTTTGA